A genomic region of Sphaerochaeta sp. contains the following coding sequences:
- a CDS encoding LL-diaminopimelate aminotransferase has product MATVNNHFLTLSSGYLFPEIARRTKAWQEKHPDAKVLRLGIGNTTEALAPAVCQAMKHKIDLLSDRATYTGYGDEQGDASLRKALCGFYHDHWGVDLDPMEFFISDGAKSDAANIQELFGQNNIVAVQDPAYPVYVDSNVVGGRTGAYNKEKEGYDGFVYLPSVAENGFIPDPPSVHVDLIYLCSPNNPTGAVATKAQLKAFVDYAIRENAVIIFDAAYSSYITDDQYPHSIYQVEGAQRCAIEISSFSKFAGFTGVRLGWTVVPKQLVCQDAGPGVLNGLWNRRQCTFFNGASNISQYGGEASLSGEGYKQCMQLVDYYLENARIIRQGLESVGLVCYGGVNSPYIWARTPKGMTSWQFFDLLLDRCHVVVTPGSGFGPAGEGYVRVSAYGHREDVVAAMESIRRNFSV; this is encoded by the coding sequence ATGGCGACCGTCAACAACCATTTCCTCACGTTGTCCAGCGGATACCTGTTTCCTGAGATCGCCCGTCGGACAAAAGCGTGGCAGGAGAAGCATCCCGACGCAAAGGTGCTCAGGTTGGGCATCGGCAACACCACCGAGGCGCTCGCACCGGCGGTATGCCAGGCGATGAAGCATAAGATCGACCTGCTCTCCGATCGCGCCACGTACACCGGATACGGCGACGAGCAGGGCGACGCGTCGCTGAGAAAAGCGCTCTGTGGTTTCTATCATGACCATTGGGGTGTGGATCTGGATCCGATGGAGTTCTTCATCAGTGACGGGGCGAAGAGCGATGCGGCGAACATCCAGGAACTGTTCGGACAGAACAACATCGTCGCCGTACAGGATCCCGCCTATCCCGTGTATGTGGACAGCAATGTCGTGGGAGGCCGTACCGGCGCATACAACAAGGAAAAGGAAGGGTATGACGGGTTCGTCTATCTTCCCAGCGTGGCGGAGAACGGGTTCATTCCCGATCCTCCATCGGTGCATGTCGATCTGATCTATCTGTGCAGCCCGAACAATCCCACCGGCGCGGTTGCGACAAAAGCGCAACTGAAGGCGTTCGTCGACTACGCCATCCGGGAGAATGCGGTGATCATCTTCGACGCCGCCTACAGTTCGTACATCACCGATGACCAGTACCCCCATTCCATCTACCAGGTGGAAGGGGCCCAGCGGTGCGCCATTGAGATTTCCAGTTTCAGCAAGTTCGCCGGTTTCACCGGAGTCCGTCTGGGATGGACGGTGGTTCCCAAACAGCTGGTCTGTCAGGATGCCGGTCCCGGAGTGCTCAACGGTCTGTGGAACCGCAGGCAGTGCACCTTCTTCAATGGAGCCAGCAACATCTCCCAATACGGTGGAGAAGCTTCCCTTTCCGGAGAAGGGTACAAACAGTGCATGCAACTGGTCGACTACTATCTGGAGAACGCAAGGATCATCCGTCAGGGACTGGAATCCGTCGGCCTGGTCTGTTATGGTGGTGTCAACAGCCCGTACATCTGGGCCCGAACACCGAAGGGCATGACCAGCTGGCAGTTCTTTGATCTGCTGCTTGACCGTTGCCATGTGGTGGTTACCCCGGGATCCGGTTTCGGCCCTGCCGGTGAAGGGTATGTGCGGGTTTCCGCGTACGGTCATCGTGAGGATGTGGTGGCGGCGATGGAGAGCATCCGGAGGAATTTCAGCGTATGA
- a CDS encoding TatD family hydrolase, whose protein sequence is MRYFDAHLHLEAAVNAWGIVCTSRREEWTKLSAITAPSIPSVGLLPDGTDQEDAIGEMGRILKDHPSWQIGEVGLDARFPHMETQVATFRQILQMATTLRRLVSIHAVRADGLLLSLLDGSVPSIWHGFTGSVETARCAAKCRCVVSLGPRTVQSNLWNHLEQLDVPFLLETDSQDEKETETLAAMYRACQARLGLTETQLEERINAGRAICTDHPSDRT, encoded by the coding sequence ATGAGGTACTTTGACGCTCATCTCCATCTGGAGGCCGCCGTCAACGCCTGGGGCATTGTCTGCACCAGCAGGCGGGAGGAATGGACGAAGCTGTCCGCCATCACGGCTCCTTCCATCCCCTCGGTGGGGTTGCTTCCCGACGGAACGGATCAAGAGGACGCAATCGGAGAAATGGGGAGGATATTGAAGGACCATCCTTCCTGGCAGATCGGGGAAGTGGGACTGGACGCGCGGTTCCCCCACATGGAAACCCAGGTCGCCACGTTCCGTCAGATCCTCCAGATGGCAACCACCTTGCGTCGGTTGGTCAGCATCCATGCCGTACGAGCCGACGGGCTACTGCTTTCCCTGCTGGACGGTTCCGTTCCCTCCATCTGGCACGGATTCACCGGAAGCGTGGAGACGGCGCGATGTGCCGCCAAATGCCGCTGTGTGGTCAGTCTGGGGCCACGGACGGTACAAAGCAATCTTTGGAACCATTTGGAACAACTGGACGTTCCGTTCCTGTTGGAAACGGACAGCCAGGATGAGAAGGAAACGGAAACATTGGCAGCCATGTATCGCGCCTGCCAGGCACGGCTCGGGCTGACCGAAACGCAACTTGAGGAGAGAATCAATGCGGGACGAGCAATTTGTACGGACCATCCGTCTGATCGGACCTGA
- a CDS encoding AzlD domain-containing protein has product MSHGIPIVVYILASALATLIVRLIPFFGKRLGATTPFLDRCMHLLPVAAIGALVFPGAITDFQARWYAGLLGVLAAFLVGMKKLPMIASIAISIVVTYLVLVA; this is encoded by the coding sequence ATGAGCCACGGAATCCCCATCGTTGTGTACATTCTTGCCTCTGCCTTGGCTACACTCATCGTCCGGCTCATCCCGTTCTTCGGGAAACGGCTTGGCGCCACCACGCCATTCCTTGACAGGTGCATGCACCTGCTGCCGGTGGCCGCCATCGGGGCTCTGGTGTTTCCCGGAGCCATCACCGATTTCCAAGCGCGTTGGTACGCCGGATTACTCGGAGTCCTTGCGGCATTCCTCGTGGGAATGAAGAAACTTCCGATGATCGCGTCCATCGCCATCTCGATCGTCGTCACGTATCTGGTGCTGGTGGCATGA
- the lysA gene encoding diaminopimelate decarboxylase, producing the protein MSDKTLPLSDERLQELASRLPTPFYLYDESAIRENALAFKAAFSWAPGFTDYFAVKACPNPVIIRMLSELGFGADCSSLPELLLADACGIRGERIMFTSNDTPVEEFDEAYRLGTVINLDDITHIDSLRTIPQTICFRYNPGPERTGNAIIGNPVDAKYGVRSDQICDCYRIMKEKGVKRFGLHTMVASNELDGQYIVETARMLFSLCGKIYRETGVRISFLDLGGGIGIPYRPEQQRMDIRDVSQKIHQLYDEMIVKTGLGPVSMAFECGRYITGPYGYLVTKVRHVTHKYKEFVGVDATMADLMRPGMYGAYHHVSVVGKEQLPHDHTYDVTGSLCENNDKFAIDRALPAITEGDVLVIHDAGAHGHSMGFNYNGKLRHAEYLLHPDGTVTMIRRAETYDDYVATLRFPGCEVKV; encoded by the coding sequence ATGAGCGACAAAACACTTCCCCTTTCCGATGAGCGGCTGCAGGAGCTGGCCTCCCGATTGCCCACGCCGTTCTATCTGTACGATGAGTCGGCCATCCGGGAGAACGCGTTGGCGTTCAAGGCCGCTTTTTCCTGGGCGCCAGGATTCACCGATTACTTTGCCGTCAAGGCGTGTCCCAATCCGGTGATCATCCGGATGCTCAGTGAGTTGGGCTTTGGCGCGGATTGTTCCTCACTCCCTGAGTTGTTGCTTGCCGATGCCTGCGGCATCCGTGGGGAACGCATCATGTTCACCAGCAACGACACCCCGGTGGAGGAATTTGATGAAGCGTACCGCCTCGGCACGGTGATCAACCTGGATGACATCACGCATATCGACAGCCTGAGGACGATTCCCCAGACGATCTGCTTCCGCTACAACCCCGGTCCGGAACGGACGGGGAACGCCATCATCGGCAATCCGGTGGACGCAAAGTATGGGGTGCGGAGTGACCAGATCTGTGACTGTTACCGGATCATGAAGGAGAAAGGGGTCAAACGGTTCGGCCTGCACACCATGGTGGCGTCCAACGAGCTGGACGGCCAGTACATCGTGGAGACGGCGCGGATGCTGTTTTCCCTTTGTGGAAAGATTTATCGCGAAACCGGGGTGCGCATCTCGTTCCTCGACCTGGGCGGCGGGATCGGCATCCCGTACCGGCCGGAACAACAGCGGATGGATATCCGGGATGTGAGCCAAAAGATCCATCAGTTGTACGATGAGATGATCGTCAAAACCGGTCTGGGACCGGTTTCCATGGCGTTTGAGTGTGGCCGGTACATCACCGGTCCGTACGGATACCTGGTCACCAAAGTCCGCCACGTCACCCACAAGTACAAGGAATTCGTCGGTGTGGACGCCACGATGGCCGATCTGATGCGGCCGGGCATGTATGGAGCCTACCATCACGTCAGCGTGGTGGGGAAGGAACAACTGCCCCATGACCACACGTATGATGTTACCGGCTCCCTCTGTGAGAACAATGACAAGTTTGCCATCGACCGGGCGCTTCCCGCCATCACGGAAGGGGATGTGTTGGTGATCCATGACGCCGGCGCGCATGGACATTCGATGGGGTTCAATTACAATGGAAAGCTGCGTCATGCCGAATATCTTCTCCATCCGGACGGGACGGTGACGATGATCCGCCGCGCCGAGACGTACGACGATTATGTGGCGACCTTGCGGTTTCCTGGATGTGAGGTGAAGGTATGA
- a CDS encoding tRNA threonylcarbamoyladenosine dehydratase: MRDEQFVRTIRLIGPEAVEKLHHKSVTFVGLGAVGGYALEGLVRLGIGSVCLIDFDKVEPSNLNRQLLATWPDMGKNKVEIAAARVKAINPDCVVQAFPMYLTPENASEVVSQAGDLLVDAIDSVKSKCALLEAAYLAQKPVVSSMGAALRRNPTLVRTADLMDTTVCPLARTVRQELRKRGVGRGISVVYSPEPVSFTYHPEEGKVLGSLPTVTGIFGLNLAHLAMLRLLRVEKLPVQTN, translated from the coding sequence ATGCGGGACGAGCAATTTGTACGGACCATCCGTCTGATCGGACCTGAGGCGGTGGAAAAGCTGCACCACAAGAGCGTCACGTTCGTAGGGCTGGGCGCCGTAGGCGGATACGCGTTGGAAGGTTTGGTGCGACTGGGAATCGGAAGCGTGTGTTTGATCGACTTCGACAAGGTGGAGCCATCCAACCTGAACCGGCAACTTCTTGCCACCTGGCCGGATATGGGAAAAAACAAGGTTGAGATCGCCGCGGCCAGAGTGAAGGCCATCAACCCGGATTGTGTGGTTCAGGCGTTTCCGATGTACCTCACACCGGAAAACGCATCAGAAGTAGTTTCGCAGGCAGGGGATCTTCTGGTGGATGCCATCGATTCGGTGAAAAGCAAGTGCGCGCTTCTCGAAGCTGCCTATCTTGCCCAAAAGCCAGTGGTCAGTTCCATGGGAGCGGCGCTCCGGAGAAACCCCACGTTGGTCCGTACGGCCGATCTGATGGACACCACCGTCTGTCCGTTGGCACGGACGGTACGGCAGGAACTGCGCAAACGAGGCGTCGGCCGAGGCATCTCTGTCGTCTACAGTCCGGAACCGGTCTCCTTCACCTATCACCCGGAAGAAGGGAAAGTGCTGGGGTCCCTCCCCACCGTCACCGGCATCTTCGGCCTGAACCTGGCACATCTGGCGATGCTCCGGCTCCTCAGGGTGGAGAAACTGCCCGTTCAGACGAACTGA
- a CDS encoding YbgC/FadM family acyl-CoA thioesterase, protein MSFHYESRVYYSDTDCEGIAYHARYLDWAEHARTEWMRSLFGSPSQVVERYHMLFVVKTITIEYHRPLKLDDPVRVESSPVEWGAFSFVLLQEIFSGEEKKATLKVKVACLDDRTLRPAKLPDTFVASFS, encoded by the coding sequence ATGAGTTTCCACTACGAAAGCAGAGTCTATTATTCCGATACGGACTGTGAAGGCATCGCCTACCACGCCCGGTATCTGGACTGGGCGGAACACGCCCGTACCGAATGGATGCGTTCCCTCTTCGGGAGTCCATCCCAGGTGGTGGAGCGCTACCACATGCTGTTTGTCGTCAAGACGATCACCATCGAGTACCACCGTCCGCTGAAGTTGGATGATCCGGTAAGGGTGGAAAGCTCGCCGGTGGAGTGGGGCGCCTTCTCGTTTGTCCTTCTGCAGGAGATTTTCAGCGGAGAAGAGAAAAAAGCCACCCTCAAAGTGAAGGTGGCCTGTCTGGATGACCGGACGCTCCGGCCCGCCAAACTCCCGGATACATTCGTCGCAAGCTTCAGTTGA
- the dapB gene encoding 4-hydroxy-tetrahydrodipicolinate reductase: MRIAIVGYGKMGRLIKSTAEASGIEVPVVIDPISKDPGVTATDVCEQNLSDVQAVVEFSTPSVVVDHLKVYTRMGLDAVIGTTGWTDKLPQVRQMVETSSSSVIYSGNYSLGVAVFLKLVRQAAAMLGKAGGYDSGVFEMHHAAKADSPSGTALMLAQSLTDAGAGKDKIVSETLHRTREADEVQVASLRVGSVFGTHTVYFDSDADTIELTHRAKNRQGFAQGAITAVTWLVGQKPGLYTLDDLISHIM; this comes from the coding sequence ATGCGCATTGCGATTGTCGGATATGGGAAGATGGGGCGGTTGATCAAATCGACCGCGGAAGCCTCTGGTATCGAGGTTCCTGTCGTCATCGACCCGATTTCCAAGGATCCGGGGGTGACAGCCACGGATGTCTGTGAACAGAATCTTTCTGACGTCCAGGCGGTGGTGGAGTTCTCCACCCCCAGCGTGGTCGTCGATCATCTGAAAGTATACACCCGCATGGGGCTGGATGCCGTCATCGGGACGACCGGGTGGACGGACAAGTTGCCTCAGGTGCGGCAGATGGTGGAGACTTCCTCCAGTTCCGTCATCTACAGCGGGAATTATTCGTTGGGGGTGGCCGTATTCCTCAAGCTGGTGCGGCAGGCCGCCGCGATGCTGGGCAAAGCGGGAGGCTATGACAGCGGGGTGTTCGAAATGCACCATGCCGCCAAAGCGGACAGCCCCAGCGGGACGGCGTTGATGCTTGCCCAAAGTCTCACCGACGCGGGAGCAGGCAAGGACAAGATCGTTTCGGAGACATTGCATCGCACCCGGGAAGCGGATGAAGTGCAGGTCGCCAGCCTGAGGGTTGGCAGCGTTTTCGGGACGCATACCGTCTATTTTGACAGTGACGCGGATACCATCGAGCTTACCCATCGGGCGAAGAACCGCCAAGGATTCGCCCAAGGCGCCATTACGGCGGTCACCTGGCTGGTCGGGCAGAAGCCCGGGCTGTACACGCTGGATGACCTGATTTCGCACATTATGTGA
- a CDS encoding TetR/AcrR family transcriptional regulator C-terminal domain-containing protein, translated as MSNSIITKKALAQALKECMKTKPLDKVSIGEICEKCGLNRKSFYYHFQDKYELVNWIYEMEINRKIQSEIKTKRSGELSLMICQSIYDDRTFYLNALQVSGPHSFHDYFCRQIEPLVEKTLSISEDDGLDLSELSDLIGDFCLSAVRRWIARPNPSSPEKFLDELTKVSISLCAKMISMFLPDQV; from the coding sequence ATGTCCAATTCGATCATCACCAAAAAGGCGTTGGCCCAGGCACTGAAGGAATGCATGAAAACCAAACCGTTGGACAAGGTCTCCATCGGAGAGATCTGTGAGAAGTGCGGTCTGAACCGGAAAAGCTTTTACTACCATTTCCAGGACAAGTATGAGCTGGTCAACTGGATCTACGAGATGGAGATCAACCGGAAGATCCAAAGCGAGATCAAGACCAAACGGTCGGGGGAGCTTTCCCTGATGATCTGCCAGTCCATTTATGACGACCGGACGTTCTATCTCAATGCGCTGCAGGTGTCCGGCCCCCATTCGTTCCATGATTATTTCTGCCGTCAGATCGAACCTCTGGTGGAAAAAACGCTGAGCATCTCGGAAGATGATGGTCTGGACTTGTCCGAATTGTCTGATTTGATCGGGGATTTCTGTCTTTCCGCCGTGCGGAGGTGGATCGCACGACCCAATCCTTCCTCTCCAGAAAAGTTCCTTGATGAACTGACAAAAGTCAGCATATCACTCTGTGCCAAAATGATTAGCATGTTTTTGCCTGACCAAGTTTGA
- the dapA gene encoding 4-hydroxy-tetrahydrodipicolinate synthase, giving the protein MEKITFRGVYTAMVTPFTKTDNIDEQALYDMINSQIASGVSGLVPCGTSGESPTLSHLEHDRVIALTVHYAKGRVPVIAGTGSNATSEAIQLSRHAQTNGADACLLVNPYYNKPTQKGLYLHFKAVADSVDIPCILYNIKGRTGVNIETDTLVKLANDCPNIVGVKEASGNLVQMEDVIKRKPSSFAVLSGDDNLSLDLIERGGDGVVSVASNICPALMSKMIGLALDGKMAEARKIEEKLAPFFKACFIETNPIPIKTAMARYGWCEESFRLPLCTLATEEHRQILYQALDDLDAIGAIVRR; this is encoded by the coding sequence ATGGAAAAGATTACGTTCCGCGGTGTGTATACCGCAATGGTTACGCCGTTCACCAAAACGGACAATATCGATGAACAGGCGCTGTATGACATGATCAACAGCCAGATCGCCTCCGGCGTATCCGGCCTGGTGCCCTGCGGCACCAGCGGTGAAAGCCCGACGCTCAGCCATCTGGAGCATGACCGGGTGATCGCCTTGACCGTTCATTACGCCAAAGGCAGGGTGCCGGTGATCGCCGGTACGGGAAGCAACGCCACCAGTGAGGCGATCCAGTTGTCCCGTCACGCCCAGACCAACGGCGCAGATGCCTGCCTGTTGGTCAATCCGTACTACAACAAGCCGACGCAGAAAGGGCTGTACCTTCATTTCAAGGCGGTCGCGGACAGCGTGGATATCCCCTGCATCCTGTACAACATCAAAGGAAGAACCGGGGTGAACATCGAGACGGACACGTTGGTCAAGCTGGCCAATGATTGCCCGAACATCGTCGGCGTCAAAGAGGCCAGCGGCAACCTGGTGCAGATGGAGGATGTGATCAAACGCAAACCCTCCAGCTTTGCCGTCCTTTCCGGGGATGACAACCTCAGCCTGGATTTGATCGAACGGGGTGGGGACGGTGTTGTTTCCGTCGCGTCCAACATCTGCCCTGCGTTGATGAGCAAAATGATCGGTCTCGCGTTGGACGGAAAGATGGCCGAAGCGCGGAAGATTGAGGAGAAGTTGGCTCCGTTCTTCAAGGCTTGCTTCATTGAGACCAACCCGATCCCCATCAAGACGGCCATGGCTCGGTACGGTTGGTGCGAGGAGAGTTTCCGCCTGCCGCTGTGCACGCTGGCCACGGAAGAACACCGGCAGATCCTGTATCAGGCGTTGGATGACCTGGATGCCATCGGCGCCATTGTGAGGCGGTAA
- a CDS encoding DNA topoisomerase 3: MKKLVLAEKPSVARELAKVLGCVGREKGYLEGTDYVVTWALGHLVELAPPATYSDSYKRWTLSSLPMLPEPLQQQVIDSSKDQFEVVRSLMGRPDIASLVIATDAGREGELVARWIIKMAGYTGSCERLWISSQTEGAIREGFANLKPASLYDNLYHAAEARAAADWYIGMNVTRALTCQYDAKLTAGRVQTPTLALMTGREDERDKFVGAFYWTLRADFGSFSASYQDAEGNNRILSEDLAKHLSDSLQGKTGTVVSVESVEMTEQPPLAYDLTELQRDANIMLDFSAKMTLDTLQKLYETYKIVTYPRTDSRYITHDIVATLPDRLKALSGTPFASLSSLYLANGYRVDENRFVKDMAVTDHHAIIPTEQRVDLARLSKDERALWELIATRFLEVLSPDYVYTTTTVKIDVEGTLLQARVSVPKSQGWHAVSRLVGRRNLLGEVTDDPATLSGITVGQNLTVQSVKSRRQATPMPERYTDATLLSAMEHAGRFVDDAEAKKHLGAGLGTPATRADLIEKLVQYHYVDRVGKEFVPTPKGREVVRLAPLQLRSPELTGRWEERLDGIAKGTEDPDRFIADIKRNARELVGQIISTRDSYAPVFPDGKECPFCHGPMMKAVDEVGRTHYICQRLSCSYEEMELKRRVPVEKPVVPEPVKKAVVVKRVPVSASARPDGMRKVVVKKKPMASFSLPDDVETAPSYTYVTETVVVTPSKRQRRDDRDRRETPIRNPRMSGGGDSYEGGGTIADFLRAKEQRDKHHGRH; the protein is encoded by the coding sequence ATGAAAAAACTGGTTCTTGCCGAAAAACCGAGCGTAGCCCGGGAGTTGGCCAAGGTGCTGGGGTGCGTTGGCCGTGAAAAAGGGTACCTGGAAGGTACAGACTACGTCGTCACATGGGCGTTGGGGCATTTGGTCGAACTGGCCCCTCCCGCCACCTACAGCGATTCCTACAAACGTTGGACGCTTTCCTCGCTCCCTATGCTTCCCGAGCCCTTGCAGCAACAGGTCATCGACTCCAGCAAGGATCAGTTCGAGGTGGTCCGTTCCCTGATGGGGCGTCCTGACATCGCTTCGCTGGTCATCGCCACCGATGCCGGACGGGAAGGAGAGCTGGTGGCACGCTGGATCATCAAGATGGCAGGGTATACGGGTTCCTGTGAGCGGCTGTGGATCAGCAGCCAGACGGAAGGCGCCATCCGTGAGGGATTCGCCAATCTCAAACCGGCATCCCTGTACGACAACCTGTACCATGCCGCCGAGGCGCGCGCCGCCGCTGACTGGTACATCGGCATGAACGTCACCCGTGCGCTGACCTGCCAGTATGACGCAAAACTCACCGCCGGGCGGGTCCAGACGCCAACACTGGCCCTGATGACCGGCAGAGAGGATGAGCGGGACAAATTCGTCGGGGCGTTCTACTGGACGCTCCGCGCTGATTTCGGCTCCTTCAGCGCCAGTTACCAGGATGCTGAGGGAAACAACCGCATTCTTTCGGAAGACTTGGCCAAGCATCTCTCCGACAGCCTGCAGGGGAAGACCGGTACGGTGGTGTCCGTGGAAAGCGTCGAGATGACCGAACAACCGCCGCTGGCTTATGACCTTACCGAGTTGCAGCGGGACGCCAACATCATGCTGGACTTCAGCGCCAAGATGACGCTGGATACGCTGCAGAAATTGTATGAGACCTACAAGATCGTCACCTATCCGCGGACGGACAGCAGGTACATCACCCACGACATCGTCGCGACGCTCCCTGATCGTCTGAAGGCGCTCTCCGGAACGCCGTTCGCTTCGTTGTCGTCCCTGTACCTTGCCAACGGCTACCGGGTGGACGAGAACCGGTTCGTCAAGGATATGGCGGTGACGGATCATCACGCCATCATCCCCACGGAACAACGGGTCGACCTGGCCCGTCTGTCCAAGGATGAACGCGCCCTGTGGGAGTTGATCGCCACACGCTTCCTGGAAGTACTTTCTCCGGACTACGTCTATACGACCACGACGGTGAAGATTGATGTGGAAGGAACGTTGCTGCAGGCGCGTGTATCCGTTCCAAAGAGCCAAGGATGGCACGCCGTCTCCCGGCTGGTGGGACGAAGAAATCTGTTGGGCGAGGTGACGGATGATCCCGCGACGCTCTCCGGCATCACGGTCGGCCAGAACCTCACCGTGCAAAGCGTGAAGAGCCGCAGACAGGCCACCCCGATGCCGGAGCGGTACACCGACGCCACCTTGCTCTCCGCCATGGAGCATGCCGGCCGGTTCGTCGATGACGCCGAAGCGAAAAAACACCTGGGCGCCGGACTGGGCACGCCGGCGACCCGTGCCGACCTGATCGAAAAACTGGTCCAGTACCACTATGTCGACCGGGTGGGGAAGGAATTCGTCCCAACTCCCAAGGGGAGGGAAGTGGTCCGGCTCGCGCCGCTGCAGCTTCGTTCCCCAGAGCTCACCGGAAGGTGGGAAGAACGGCTTGACGGCATCGCCAAGGGTACGGAGGATCCTGACCGGTTCATCGCGGACATCAAACGGAACGCCCGCGAACTGGTCGGCCAGATCATCTCCACCCGGGATTCCTACGCTCCGGTATTTCCCGATGGAAAGGAGTGCCCGTTCTGCCATGGCCCGATGATGAAGGCCGTCGACGAGGTGGGGCGCACCCACTACATTTGCCAGCGCCTTTCCTGCTCGTATGAAGAAATGGAGCTCAAACGCAGGGTGCCGGTGGAAAAACCGGTTGTTCCAGAGCCGGTCAAAAAAGCCGTGGTGGTCAAACGGGTTCCCGTTTCCGCCTCGGCACGTCCGGACGGAATGCGCAAAGTGGTGGTGAAGAAAAAGCCGATGGCTTCCTTCAGCCTGCCGGATGACGTGGAGACCGCGCCGTCGTACACCTATGTGACGGAAACGGTGGTGGTAACCCCAAGCAAGCGGCAACGGCGTGATGACCGCGACCGGCGTGAGACTCCGATTCGCAATCCCCGCATGAGCGGCGGAGGGGATTCCTATGAGGGTGGTGGCACCATCGCCGATTTTCTCCGCGCCAAAGAGCAACGGGACAAACATCACGGACGGCATTGA
- a CDS encoding AzlC family ABC transporter permease, giving the protein MYPGYLSFREGVKDGFPICVGYFPTAMAFGLVCRKDGLRLWEAALFSLTNFAGSGQFLAESLLVGGAMLTELVISVALVNLRYLFMGAAIKARLEETGNLRKFFIAFGTTDEVFSVSTMKESTLNGRYMAGLQIISYLGWCSGTIVGFIIGSFLPVALQLAVGVTLYAMFSSLLAGAYLREGAWMLCIAAISAVMNSLLVVLADIGKGWAFVISMLTATGIGALRPSRVQEES; this is encoded by the coding sequence ATGTACCCAGGTTATCTCTCCTTTCGGGAAGGCGTGAAGGACGGCTTCCCCATCTGCGTGGGGTACTTCCCCACGGCTATGGCATTCGGTTTGGTGTGCCGCAAAGACGGCCTCCGATTATGGGAAGCGGCGTTGTTTTCCCTGACCAATTTTGCAGGCAGCGGCCAGTTTCTGGCGGAAAGCCTGCTCGTCGGAGGCGCCATGCTGACGGAATTAGTCATCTCCGTGGCGCTGGTCAACCTCCGCTACCTGTTCATGGGCGCGGCGATCAAGGCGCGTCTTGAGGAAACGGGGAACCTCAGGAAGTTTTTCATCGCCTTTGGCACGACGGACGAGGTGTTTTCCGTCTCCACGATGAAGGAAAGTACGTTGAATGGACGCTACATGGCGGGATTGCAGATCATCAGTTACCTCGGCTGGTGCAGCGGGACGATCGTCGGATTCATCATCGGCTCGTTCCTTCCCGTCGCGTTGCAGCTCGCCGTCGGAGTGACGCTGTACGCCATGTTCAGCTCATTGCTCGCTGGAGCGTATCTTCGTGAAGGGGCATGGATGCTGTGCATCGCCGCCATTTCCGCCGTGATGAACAGCCTGCTGGTGGTACTGGCTGACATTGGGAAAGGATGGGCGTTCGTCATTTCCATGCTTACTGCGACGGGAATCGGGGCGCTTCGGCCTTCCCGCGTCCAGGAGGAGTCATGA